The genomic window AGTGGCCCCCCGGCATCCCGTACTTCCGGCTCGGTTCGGGCGCGCCGCTGGTGTACCTCCCCGGCTTGTCCGGCAGTCCGCACCTGCCGTCGGGAGCGGGTCTCTGGATGCAGGGCCGCCTGCTTGCCCCTTTCGCGCGGCGGCGTGACGTGGTGTGGATGCACTGGTCCGAGGGCCTGGTCGCGCCCGTGACGATGGCGCAGATCGCGGCCGCGCCGGCGGCGGCCATCGGCCCGCACCTGCCCGCGCCGCTGGACGTGGTCGGGGTCTCGACCGGCGGCAGCGTGGCGCTGCAGCTGGCGCTCGACCACCCGGAGCTCGTTCGCAGACTCGTGATCGTCTCGGCCGCCCACCGGCTGAGCGACCACGGAAGGCAGGTGCAGCGGGACCTGGCAGCGGCCGTGCACACGGGTCGCACCAGACGGGCCGGCGCGACCATGGGGGCGGAGGTCGCGGCATCGGCGGCGGGGTCCGCCCTCTTCGGCGCCGCGGGGTGGCTGATGGGACGCAGTACGTTCGCCCATGCGGGCGCCGAGCTTCTCGCGGTCATCGAGGCCGAAGACGACTTCGACGTGGGCGACCGGTTGGGTCAGGTGGCGGCGCCCACGCTCGTCATCGGTGCCGAGCGGGATCGCTTCTACACGCCGCAGCTCTTCCGCGAGACCGCCGCGCGCATCCCCGACGGCCGGTCGATCGTGTACCCCGGGGTGGGACACCTGGGAACGACGCTGCACCGGCGGTACCACCGGGATGTGCTGGCGTTCCTCACCGGTCGTTGAGCGAGCGCAGCGAGACGGAACGCCCCGCTCATCCGGTCGCTTCCCCGAACCACCGCGTCAGCGCCCGGTGGAGCCCTGCGGCGGCGTCACCCCGCCATGCGACGTGGCCATCGGGGCGCAGCAGCACCGCCGCGGCATCCAGCTCGGCGCTGCCGTCGACGAGGTGGTCGACGCGATCGGACCATCCCGTGGCATCCAGCTCGCCGGCGGGGTCCAGCAGCAGTCCGCGCCCGTCGCGCATGCGCTCGTAGAGGCGGCCGTGCGTGAGCCTGACGTCGCGCAGCCGGCGGCCGACCACGGGTGAGGGATCGCCTAAGTCGTACCGGATGCCGATGGCGGTGATCTTCTCGATCAGCCGGCGGTTGACTTCGGGAATGGTCATGAGCTCCGTCATCAGCCGGCGGACGGCCTGCGGACCGGGCTCGGTGAGGGTCAGTTCGCTCTGCACGCGTGTGAGGTTGAGGACGTCGTCGGCGACGGGGCGGCGCTCGGCCTCGTAGGTGTCGAGCAGTGTCGTCGGTGCCCAGCCGCGCACCTCGGCGGCGAGCTTCCAGCCGAGGTTGGCAGCGTCCTGGATGCCGAGGTTGAGACCCTGTCCACCGAGCGGCGGATGCACGTGGGCCGCGTCCCCCGCCAGCAGCACGCGCCCGACGCGGTAGCGCTCGGCCAGCCGTGTGGCGTTGCCGAAGCGCGAGAGCCACCGGGGGGAGTGCGCGCCGAAGTCGGTGCCGGCGTGGCGGTGAAGCTGTGCGGAGAACTCCTCGAGGGTCGGGGGTGTGGTGCGATCCTCGGCGACGCCCTCAGCGGGCACGACCACGCGGTATCGTCCGTCGGTCGAGGGGCCGGCCCCGAATCCGCGCTGCGTCTGCCGCACCGCAGCGGTCACCGCTGCCACGGTCTCCGCCGGCGCGGTGAGCTCCATTTCGCCCAGCAGCCACTCGATCGTGGCGGGCTCGCCGGGAAAGCCGATGCCGGCGAGGCGACGCACGGCGCTGCGGCCGCCGTCGCACCCGACGAGGAAGCGGGCGCGCAGCGACGTGTCGTCCGCCAGCCGCACCTCGACGCCGCTGTCGTGCTGCGTCAGCGCCACCACGGTTGAGCTCCGCCGGATGTCGGCGCCCAGCGCGGCGGCGTGCTCGGTCAGCAGGCGATCGGTGACGGGCTGTGGGATGCCGAGGATGTAGCCGTGTGCGGTGTCGAGGTCGTCCGGCCAAGGGCTGTCGATGCCGGCGAAATACCCGCCGATCCGGTACTGCGTGCCGTGCGCGAGGAATCGGTCGAGCAGCCCGCGCTGGTCGAGCAGTTCGATGCTGCGCACGTGGAGCCCGAGCGAGCGCACCTGCGTGGACGGTGCGTCGTCCTTCTCGAGGATGAGCACGGTGACGTCGTGCAGCCGCAGCTCCGCCGCGAGCATCATGCCGGTCGGCCCTCCGCCCACGATGATCACGTCGAACATGGCGCCCTCCGCTCCTGCGGCCGCCCCACCGGCCGCAGCCGCCCATCCTGCTCCGCCGAGGGGGGCTTGCCGCAAGTCCCCCCTCGCCCGATATCCTGGACATGGCAGGGAGAAGTCCCTGCCATCGTCGTATCGGGAGACGACCGGCGTCATCGAGTGAGTATTCGTCGCGTCGAGTGAGTATTCGTCGCGTCGAGTGAGTATTCGTCGCGTCGAGTGAGTATTCGTCGCGTCGAGTGAGTACTCGCGGTGCCGAGTCCCCGGTCAGCCGGGCCGCACCTCGATGCGAAGGATGCGGTCATCTCCGTCACGCGGGTCCGTCCCACCCCACGTCGCCCTGTCGGTGTTCGATGTGACGATCCACAGCGCGCCGTCCGGTGCCGCCTCGACGGTGCGGATCCGGCCATACGTGCCCTCGAGGTGCGCGATCGGATCCGCCGTCATCACGCCCCCCATCGACGGGCACCTGCCAGAGTCGCTGGCCGCCGAGTGCTCCGATCCATAGGGAGCCCGCCACGCTCTACGGGGCGAGCCCGCCTCAGGGCTGATACCGAGCGCTCGCCTTGTCGGCATCCCTGCCGCACGCCCTCGCGCCCGGGATATCGTGAACAGGACAGGGATAGCCCCTGCCATCGTCGTATCGGGAGTAGACCGGCCGCCCATGGGTTTCACGCGGGAGCAGCTGCTGGCCTTCCGGGAGCGCACGGTGCCGGATCTCATGCCCGAGCGGCCCCGGCTGGTGTTCGTCGGGATCAATCCGGGGCTGTGGACGGCCGCCACCGGGGCGCACTTCGCCCGCCCCGGTAACCGGTTCTATCCGGCGCTCGTGGCCGCCGGCATCCTTCCTCGCCTGCCACGGATCACCGACGACGGCATGTCGCCGGACGATCGCCGGATGCTGCTCGACGCGGGCATCGGTATCTCGAACCTCGTGCACCGGGCGACCGCCCGAGCGGATGAGCTGTCGCGCGAGGAGCTGCGCGAGGGCGCCCGGCGGCTCGAGGCGGATGCCGGGACGTGGGATGCCGCCGTGATCGCGGTGGTCGGCATCACCGCGTATCGACAGGGTTTCGACCGGCCGCGGGCGACGAGCGGCCGCCAGCCCGAAGCGCTCGCCGGGGGAGCGCTGTGGGTCGTGCCGAACCCCAGTGGGCTGAACGCCCATGACACGGTGACCTCGCTGGCGGCGGCGTACGCCGAGCCCGCCCGCGCCGCCGGCCTTCTCCCCGCCGCCGGCCCTCGCCGATCCGCTGCTGCCGCCGCCGCCGCAGAGTGAGTATTGGTCGCGCCGAGTGAGTATTCGTGGTGCCGAGTGAGTATTCGTGGGCGGAGTACCGTGGCGGTCACTCGGAGACCGGTAGGAGGTGCCCATGATGGCGCTGGCATCCGTGACGCTGGCGCTGCCGTTCGAGGGGCGATGGCTCGTGCAGAACAGCCCCGCCCGGCGGGTGCCGAGTCACGGCGTGGACGTGCTGGGCCAGCGCTACGCTATCGACTTCGTCGCTGTGGACGACCGCGACAGGACCGCCGACCGTCGCGACTGGCGCACTGTGGTGGCGACAGAACCGGCCTCCCGGTTCGTCGCCTTTGGGATGCCGATTCTCGCCCCCGTGGACGGAGTGGTCATCGCGGTGCACGACGGCGAACCCGACCACGACGCCCGCCGGTCGCAGCTCGCGCTGGTCGGCTACATCGCGGGACAGAGTGCGCGTCTGCGCGCCGGGCCTGCGGCCGTGGCGGGAAACCATGTCATCCTTCGCGACGGCAGGAGCGGTGCCTGCGTGGCACTGGTGCACCTGCGCGCCGGCTCGCTACGCGTCCGGATCGGGGACCGCGTGACCACCGGGGCCGTGCTCGCCGAGTGCGGCAACTCGGGCAATTCCACGCAGCCTCACGTGCACGTGCAGGCGATGGATAGTGACGATCTGCGCTCGGCGCGCGGCGTGCCGATCCGGTTCTCCCGATACCGGCAGTGGCATCGGGGCGGTCGCGACATCCGTGACGTCGATGCCGGTATCCCGGAGGACGGTGCGATCGTGGCGTCCCTCGCGCCGCGTGCGTGAATCTCGGCACCGCGAATACTCACTGGGCACCGCGAATACTCACTCGGCACGCCGAATACTCACTCGGCACGCGTCACGAACGCAGGAACGCGACCCCGGCCTGACGGAAGTCGCGGGAACCCGGCGCGTTGACGTGAGTGCGACCCGGAATCTCGACGAACGTGCCCTGCGGCGCCGCAGACGCCAGCCGCTGCGACTCCTCGAGGATCGGATCCTCGCTCCCGGTGGCGAACAGCACCGGCTGCATCGGCGGCGACGCCGGGTCGGGGTCGCTGTCGCCCAGCCGCATCCCCTCGGCGAGCGCGACGAGGGCTCGCAGGTCGTTGCTGGACACCCGCTCCGCCAGCGAGATGTACCGGCGGGTCATGGCATCCTCCACCGGACGCCCGCCGTCCAGGTACGCCTTCACCTGGTCGATCTGCATGCGCGCGAGCGGCCTGCCGTCTGGGATGCCGCCGAGCACCGCGCGCTCGATCCGGTGCGGAACATCCACCGCCGCCTGCCAGCCGACGCGACCCCCGAGCGAGTAGCCCACGTAGCGCACGGAATCGAGCAGATACGTGTCCAGCACCGTGACGAGGTCGGCGACCAGCCCTGACATCTCATACGATCCCGGGGCGTGCGGCTTGTCGCTGGCGCCGTGACCCCGCTGGTCCACGGCGAGCACCCGGAGCCCCGCCGCGAGCAGGTCCCGCACCCACCCGGTGGAGACCCAGTTGTCGCGGGTGCTCGAGCCGAACCCGTGTACG from Microbacterium sp. zg-Y625 includes these protein-coding regions:
- a CDS encoding alpha/beta fold hydrolase, giving the protein MTKTPVVRGEWPPGIPYFRLGSGAPLVYLPGLSGSPHLPSGAGLWMQGRLLAPFARRRDVVWMHWSEGLVAPVTMAQIAAAPAAAIGPHLPAPLDVVGVSTGGSVALQLALDHPELVRRLVIVSAAHRLSDHGRQVQRDLAAAVHTGRTRRAGATMGAEVAASAAGSALFGAAGWLMGRSTFAHAGAELLAVIEAEDDFDVGDRLGQVAAPTLVIGAERDRFYTPQLFRETAARIPDGRSIVYPGVGHLGTTLHRRYHRDVLAFLTGR
- the rox gene encoding rifampin monooxygenase — translated: MFDVIIVGGGPTGMMLAAELRLHDVTVLILEKDDAPSTQVRSLGLHVRSIELLDQRGLLDRFLAHGTQYRIGGYFAGIDSPWPDDLDTAHGYILGIPQPVTDRLLTEHAAALGADIRRSSTVVALTQHDSGVEVRLADDTSLRARFLVGCDGGRSAVRRLAGIGFPGEPATIEWLLGEMELTAPAETVAAVTAAVRQTQRGFGAGPSTDGRYRVVVPAEGVAEDRTTPPTLEEFSAQLHRHAGTDFGAHSPRWLSRFGNATRLAERYRVGRVLLAGDAAHVHPPLGGQGLNLGIQDAANLGWKLAAEVRGWAPTTLLDTYEAERRPVADDVLNLTRVQSELTLTEPGPQAVRRLMTELMTIPEVNRRLIEKITAIGIRYDLGDPSPVVGRRLRDVRLTHGRLYERMRDGRGLLLDPAGELDATGWSDRVDHLVDGSAELDAAAVLLRPDGHVAWRGDAAAGLHRALTRWFGEATG
- a CDS encoding PQQ-dependent sugar dehydrogenase, with translation MTADPIAHLEGTYGRIRTVEAAPDGALWIVTSNTDRATWGGTDPRDGDDRILRIEVRPG
- a CDS encoding mismatch-specific DNA-glycosylase; protein product: MGFTREQLLAFRERTVPDLMPERPRLVFVGINPGLWTAATGAHFARPGNRFYPALVAAGILPRLPRITDDGMSPDDRRMLLDAGIGISNLVHRATARADELSREELREGARRLEADAGTWDAAVIAVVGITAYRQGFDRPRATSGRQPEALAGGALWVVPNPSGLNAHDTVTSLAAAYAEPARAAGLLPAAGPRRSAAAAAAAE
- a CDS encoding M23 family metallopeptidase; this encodes MMALASVTLALPFEGRWLVQNSPARRVPSHGVDVLGQRYAIDFVAVDDRDRTADRRDWRTVVATEPASRFVAFGMPILAPVDGVVIAVHDGEPDHDARRSQLALVGYIAGQSARLRAGPAAVAGNHVILRDGRSGACVALVHLRAGSLRVRIGDRVTTGAVLAECGNSGNSTQPHVHVQAMDSDDLRSARGVPIRFSRYRQWHRGGRDIRDVDAGIPEDGAIVASLAPRA
- a CDS encoding alpha/beta fold hydrolase gives rise to the protein MDAAPAGLTRLPAPQFVMTADGDRIATYTWGDEAAPTVLCVHGFGSSTRDNWVSTGWVRDLLAAGLRVLAVDQRGHGASDKPHAPGSYEMSGLVADLVTVLDTYLLDSVRYVGYSLGGRVGWQAAVDVPHRIERAVLGGIPDGRPLARMQIDQVKAYLDGGRPVEDAMTRRYISLAERVSSNDLRALVALAEGMRLGDSDPDPASPPMQPVLFATGSEDPILEESQRLASAAPQGTFVEIPGRTHVNAPGSRDFRQAGVAFLRS